In one Aromatoleum aromaticum EbN1 genomic region, the following are encoded:
- a CDS encoding putative bifunctional diguanylate cyclase/phosphodiesterase, with the protein MMENTAHELGLDAAEIAERKRFLDFGEEDVVRLRAMDAGVAEARSGFADAFYDYLRSYAPLAALLHDEDAVSRLKAAHDRYFAELTEGEYGFDYVQRRLKVGLVHAQIGLEPKWYVGAFRKYLADMLPALWDQTGGERDRFLAACDSLLKVVVFDLCLTLDTYIHADKRSIALRDRAIESSVNGVFIADASCADYPLIYVNPAFERILGFAPGSALGRACICRDGVPGEVCNGYTDICQAISRGTEGYTVLNLERENGAQQSVELFLAPVENESGDVTHFIGVLNDVTARTHAEKRLIHQASHDALTGLPNRNLLNDRITHAIARSRGRLTAVMFLDLDRFKLVNDSYGHAVGDALIREVANRVSACLRAGDTVARLGGDEFVVLLEDLASIEDAARLAAKLRDRLSESVRIGSLELPLSASIGVALAPRDGRDPEMLLKNADIAMYRAKERGRNNYCFYGPEMDHHARRRLTVESELRRALAGGELEAHYQPQVDLATGALTGAEALVRWRHPERCLLLPGEFIAVAEETGLIVPLGEQVLRAACRQSTRWREAGRPDLKVAVNLSGHQFRQHDLVEQVCDILAETGAHAAQLELEITESVAMADADGSVATLAGLRRQGIALAIDDFGTGYSSLSYLKRFPIDTLKIDRSFIQGIPADGDDTAIVQAIIAMARSLRLSLLAEGVETPAQREFLVAQGCRSGQGFLFGRAMPAEDFHHIIARAAAAG; encoded by the coding sequence ATGATGGAGAATACCGCCCACGAACTGGGGCTCGACGCCGCCGAGATCGCCGAACGCAAGCGTTTCCTCGATTTCGGCGAAGAGGACGTCGTGCGCCTGCGCGCGATGGACGCGGGCGTCGCCGAAGCGCGCAGCGGATTCGCCGACGCCTTCTACGACTACCTGCGGAGTTATGCGCCGCTCGCGGCACTGCTCCACGACGAGGACGCGGTGAGCCGGCTCAAGGCCGCGCACGACCGCTATTTCGCCGAGCTGACCGAGGGCGAATACGGCTTCGACTACGTTCAGCGGCGCCTCAAGGTCGGACTTGTGCATGCGCAGATCGGCCTCGAACCGAAATGGTACGTCGGGGCTTTCCGCAAGTACCTCGCTGACATGCTGCCGGCGCTGTGGGACCAGACCGGCGGCGAGCGCGACCGGTTTCTCGCCGCCTGCGATTCGCTGCTCAAGGTCGTCGTGTTCGACCTGTGCCTGACGCTCGACACCTATATCCATGCCGACAAGCGCAGCATCGCGCTGCGCGACCGCGCGATCGAATCCAGCGTCAACGGCGTGTTCATCGCCGACGCCAGCTGCGCCGACTACCCGCTGATCTACGTGAATCCGGCGTTCGAGCGCATCCTCGGCTTCGCTCCCGGCAGCGCCTTGGGCAGGGCCTGCATCTGCCGCGACGGCGTGCCCGGTGAAGTGTGCAATGGGTACACCGACATCTGCCAGGCGATCAGCCGCGGCACCGAAGGCTACACCGTGCTGAACCTGGAACGGGAGAACGGCGCGCAGCAATCGGTCGAACTGTTTCTCGCGCCGGTCGAGAACGAATCCGGCGATGTGACGCATTTCATCGGCGTGCTGAACGACGTCACCGCCCGTACCCACGCCGAAAAACGCCTGATTCATCAGGCGAGCCACGACGCCCTCACCGGGCTGCCCAACCGCAACCTGCTCAACGACCGCATCACCCACGCGATCGCCCGCAGCCGCGGGCGGCTGACCGCGGTGATGTTCCTCGACCTCGACCGCTTCAAACTGGTGAACGACAGTTACGGCCACGCCGTCGGCGATGCCCTGATCCGTGAAGTCGCGAACCGTGTGTCGGCGTGCCTGCGGGCCGGCGATACCGTCGCGCGGCTCGGTGGCGACGAGTTCGTGGTCCTGCTGGAAGACCTCGCCAGCATCGAGGACGCGGCACGCCTCGCAGCCAAGCTGCGTGACCGACTGTCCGAAAGCGTGCGTATCGGCTCCCTCGAACTGCCGCTGTCGGCAAGCATCGGCGTCGCGCTGGCACCGCGCGACGGGCGCGACCCGGAGATGCTGCTCAAGAACGCCGACATCGCGATGTACCGCGCGAAGGAACGCGGCCGCAACAACTACTGCTTCTACGGGCCGGAGATGGACCACCACGCCCGGCGCCGGCTGACCGTCGAAAGCGAACTGCGCCGTGCGCTCGCCGGCGGCGAACTGGAAGCCCATTACCAGCCGCAGGTGGACCTCGCGACGGGCGCGCTGACCGGCGCCGAAGCGCTGGTGCGCTGGCGCCATCCCGAGCGCTGCCTGCTGCTGCCGGGCGAGTTCATCGCGGTGGCCGAGGAGACCGGCCTGATCGTGCCGCTCGGCGAGCAAGTTCTGCGCGCCGCGTGCCGGCAGAGCACGCGGTGGCGCGAAGCGGGGCGGCCGGACCTGAAGGTGGCGGTGAATCTGTCGGGACACCAGTTCCGCCAGCACGATCTCGTCGAACAGGTCTGCGACATCCTCGCCGAGACCGGCGCCCACGCCGCACAGCTCGAACTGGAGATCACCGAGAGCGTCGCGATGGCCGATGCGGACGGCAGCGTCGCGACCCTCGCCGGCCTGCGCCGCCAGGGCATCGCGCTGGCGATCGACGATTTCGGCACCGGTTATTCATCGCTGTCCTATCTCAAGCGCTTCCCGATCGACACGCTGAAGATCGACCGTTCATTCATTCAGGGTATTCCGGCGGATGGCGACGACACCGCGATCGTCCAGGCGATCATCGCGATGGCGCGCAGCCTGCGCCTGTCGCTGCTCGCCGAGGGCGTCGAAACTCCGGCACAGCGCGAATTCCTCGTCGCCCAGGGCTGCAGGTCGGGGCAGGGTTTCCTGTTCGGACGGGCGATGCCGGCGGAAGACTTTCACCACATCATCGCGCGCGCGGCCGCCGCCGGATGA
- a CDS encoding NYN domain-containing protein has product MASPHETASMALFCDFENVALGVRDANYEKFDIKRVLERLLLKGSIVVKKAYCDWDRYKGFKATMHEANFELIEIPHVRQSGKNSADIRLVVDALDLCYTKSHVNTFVIISGDSDFSPLVSKLRENAKQVIGVGVKQSTSDLLIANCDEFIFYDDLVRESQRAAAKRDTREAQPAAKRSPDEEKGRKEEQEARKTQAIELAVDTFDALVAERGDSGKIWASMLKEAIKRRKPGFNESYYGFRAFGNLLEEAQARGLLEFGRDEKSGAYVYRSNGAAAAHEAGAEPAPVVVEVVPEARAPASAGRHESRRGRGGRKPAATASPEVPVSPDVVAEPAVAEAPAVEPPSVAEPAVQHEPRRRTRSGRKPAVKPAAAPALAQEAAEPETPPAPVQAQPFAAQPPLIVAEEPATIPAQELTESAIADETPVQVEAHREPEARRKGRGPRKPAAKKTEALVPPIAEAPTEAGVPIESPLPAESHAPAATTETVVKAARKPASRSRRPRKQEVTDAE; this is encoded by the coding sequence ATGGCATCACCGCACGAAACCGCCAGCATGGCGTTGTTCTGCGACTTCGAGAACGTCGCGCTCGGGGTGCGCGACGCCAATTACGAGAAGTTCGACATCAAGCGCGTGCTCGAGCGCCTGCTGCTCAAGGGCAGCATCGTCGTCAAGAAGGCGTATTGCGACTGGGACCGCTACAAGGGCTTCAAGGCGACGATGCACGAGGCGAACTTCGAGCTGATCGAGATCCCGCACGTGCGCCAGTCGGGCAAGAACTCGGCCGACATCCGGCTCGTCGTCGATGCGCTCGACCTGTGCTACACGAAATCCCACGTCAATACCTTCGTCATCATCAGCGGCGACTCCGACTTCTCGCCGCTGGTATCGAAGCTGCGTGAGAACGCGAAACAGGTGATCGGCGTCGGCGTCAAGCAATCGACGTCGGACCTCTTGATCGCGAACTGCGACGAATTCATCTTCTACGACGATCTGGTGCGCGAGAGCCAGCGTGCGGCGGCCAAGCGCGACACGCGGGAAGCGCAGCCGGCGGCGAAGCGCTCGCCTGACGAGGAAAAAGGCCGCAAGGAAGAGCAGGAAGCACGCAAGACACAGGCGATCGAACTCGCCGTCGACACCTTCGACGCGCTCGTCGCCGAACGCGGCGACAGCGGCAAGATCTGGGCGTCGATGCTCAAGGAAGCAATCAAGCGCCGCAAACCCGGCTTCAACGAGTCGTACTACGGCTTCCGCGCGTTCGGCAACCTGCTCGAAGAAGCGCAGGCGCGCGGCCTGCTCGAATTCGGCCGCGACGAGAAGTCCGGCGCCTACGTCTATCGCAGCAACGGGGCCGCTGCAGCCCATGAGGCGGGAGCGGAGCCCGCGCCGGTCGTCGTCGAGGTCGTCCCCGAGGCGCGCGCCCCGGCGAGCGCGGGCAGACACGAGTCGCGACGCGGGCGGGGAGGCCGCAAGCCGGCCGCCACCGCATCGCCCGAAGTGCCGGTCTCGCCCGACGTCGTCGCCGAACCCGCCGTCGCCGAAGCGCCCGCCGTTGAGCCCCCCTCCGTCGCGGAGCCGGCCGTCCAGCACGAGCCGCGGCGCCGGACGCGCAGCGGTCGCAAGCCAGCCGTAAAGCCAGCGGCGGCGCCGGCCTTGGCGCAGGAGGCCGCAGAGCCGGAAACGCCTCCGGCGCCGGTGCAGGCACAGCCGTTCGCCGCGCAGCCGCCGCTCATCGTAGCCGAAGAACCTGCGACGATCCCGGCGCAGGAATTGACCGAATCGGCTATCGCGGATGAAACCCCGGTGCAGGTGGAAGCGCATCGCGAGCCGGAAGCACGGCGCAAGGGACGCGGCCCGCGCAAGCCTGCAGCAAAGAAGACCGAAGCGCTCGTGCCGCCGATCGCCGAAGCCCCTACGGAAGCTGGCGTGCCGATCGAAAGCCCGCTCCCCGCGGAATCGCATGCTCCCGCAGCGACGACCGAAACGGTCGTCAAGGCGGCGCGCAAGCCCGCTTCGCGCAGTCGCCGTCCGCGCAAACAGGAAGTCACCGACGCCGAATAA
- a CDS encoding alpha/beta hydrolase family esterase encodes MNARLNPNLLNPDLLEATRLTRAGQLLEATALIQRALGGRFAPPPAADAAAPDTPAADRAAEPPLEGSCRVIDIGPFVADPEPQPAQRDHADTTAKAGAPAAEAVVSPLASRLGAALRDKLFKFRGAVPAFEPIVPGAAPETVPDGARFISGSYTNAAGTRCYKLYVPSNYGGEPVPLVVMLHGCTQNPDDFAAGTRMNELAEQEPCLVLYPAQSAGANGSKCWNWFKPSDQRAGQGEPSLIAGMTREIAASYNVDRQRIYIAGLSAGGAMATTMAATYPDLYAAAGIHSGLPHAAAHDLPSALAAMQQGSARAAGIRATGAGTSREMPHPVPVIVFHGDRDTTVHPRNGEQVIVQFAPAGVRTGSIGVGSKPRASIERGQVPNGRAYTRTTYHHPNGSPHVEQWTVHGAGHAWSGGSSRGSYTDPQGPDAAKEMLRFFLAHPAGKAAPEPGRSV; translated from the coding sequence ATGAATGCCCGACTGAACCCGAATCTGCTCAACCCCGATCTGCTCGAAGCCACGCGGCTGACGCGTGCCGGTCAGCTGCTCGAAGCGACCGCGCTGATCCAGCGCGCCCTCGGCGGGCGGTTCGCGCCGCCGCCTGCCGCCGATGCGGCAGCCCCCGATACGCCGGCCGCGGACCGGGCAGCGGAGCCGCCGCTCGAAGGCAGCTGCCGCGTCATCGACATCGGCCCGTTCGTCGCCGACCCCGAGCCGCAGCCCGCGCAGCGGGATCATGCCGACACGACCGCCAAAGCCGGCGCGCCGGCGGCAGAAGCTGTTGTCTCGCCGCTGGCTTCGCGCCTGGGCGCTGCGCTGCGCGACAAACTGTTCAAGTTTCGCGGCGCGGTCCCGGCGTTCGAGCCGATCGTCCCCGGCGCCGCGCCCGAAACCGTGCCGGACGGCGCGCGCTTCATCAGCGGCTCCTACACGAACGCCGCCGGCACGCGCTGCTACAAGCTGTATGTGCCGAGCAACTATGGCGGCGAGCCGGTGCCGCTGGTCGTCATGCTGCATGGCTGCACGCAGAACCCGGACGATTTTGCCGCCGGCACGCGCATGAACGAGCTGGCCGAGCAGGAGCCTTGCCTCGTGCTCTATCCGGCGCAATCGGCGGGGGCGAACGGGTCGAAATGCTGGAACTGGTTCAAGCCTTCGGACCAGCGCGCGGGGCAGGGCGAGCCGTCGCTGATCGCCGGGATGACGCGCGAAATCGCCGCAAGCTACAACGTCGATCGGCAACGCATCTACATCGCAGGCCTGTCGGCGGGCGGCGCGATGGCGACGACGATGGCGGCGACCTACCCGGATCTCTACGCCGCTGCCGGCATCCATTCGGGCCTGCCGCATGCGGCCGCGCACGATCTGCCGTCGGCGCTCGCCGCGATGCAGCAGGGAAGCGCGCGCGCGGCCGGTATCCGGGCGACGGGCGCCGGGACGAGCCGGGAAATGCCTCACCCGGTGCCGGTCATCGTCTTCCACGGCGACCGCGACACGACGGTCCATCCGCGCAACGGCGAGCAGGTGATCGTGCAGTTTGCGCCCGCGGGGGTGCGCACCGGATCAATCGGCGTGGGGTCGAAGCCGCGTGCGAGCATCGAACGGGGCCAGGTGCCGAACGGGCGCGCCTACACCCGGACCACATACCACCACCCGAACGGCTCGCCGCACGTCGAGCAATGGACGGTGCATGGCGCCGGCCACGCGTGGTCCGGCGGCAGCTCCCGCGGTTCCTACACCGACCCGCAGGGTCCGGACGCGGCGAAGGAAATGCTGCGCTTTTTCCTCGCCCATCCGGCCGGCAAAGCGGCGCCGGAGCCGGGACGTTCGGTGTAA
- a CDS encoding CopG family transcriptional regulator: protein MSVHELRPKAGETTEKITINLGVIDLGQIDLLVQEGFYSNRTDFIRTAIRNQLVTHNEVIRTTVARKAFVLGLQHYTRRDLEAVQAAGERLDIQVLGLASIAADVPPELALATIESIVVLGALHASAAVKAALAGRIR from the coding sequence ATGAGCGTACATGAGCTGCGCCCGAAAGCGGGAGAGACGACCGAGAAGATCACCATCAATCTTGGCGTCATCGACCTCGGGCAGATCGATCTGCTGGTACAGGAGGGCTTTTATTCGAACCGCACCGACTTCATCCGCACGGCGATCCGCAACCAGCTCGTCACGCACAACGAAGTGATCCGCACCACCGTCGCCCGCAAGGCCTTCGTCCTCGGCCTGCAGCACTACACGCGCCGCGATCTCGAAGCGGTGCAGGCCGCCGGCGAGCGGCTCGACATCCAGGTGCTGGGGCTGGCGAGCATCGCCGCCGACGTGCCGCCCGAACTCGCGCTCGCGACGATCGAATCGATCGTCGTGCTCGGCGCACTGCATGCCAGCGCAGCGGTCAAGGCCGCGCTGGCGGGCCGAATCAGGTGA
- a CDS encoding MBL fold metallo-hydrolase, with translation MIFRQLFEPLSSTYTYLLGCEDTGAAVLIDPVVNAIERDLALIAALRLRLEITLDTHIHADHITAARHLKERVGSRIAAPAIDRLPCVDVPVDESRPVAVGSVRLAPLHTPGHTDGHFAYVCGDRVFTGDALLIDGCGRTDFQSGDAAALYRSVREKLFTLPDEHLVYPAHDYQGRRVSSIAQERARNPRLGGERTLDEFRRIMAELKLPYPKFIDYAVPGNRECGVCPQGLPDELQAYCGRMTESRQG, from the coding sequence ATGATCTTCCGGCAGCTCTTCGAACCGCTGTCGAGCACCTACACTTACCTGCTCGGCTGCGAGGATACCGGCGCGGCCGTGCTGATCGACCCGGTCGTCAACGCGATCGAGCGCGACCTCGCGCTGATCGCCGCGCTGCGGCTGAGGCTCGAAATCACGCTCGACACGCATATCCATGCGGACCACATCACGGCGGCGCGCCACCTGAAAGAGCGCGTCGGCAGCCGCATCGCCGCGCCCGCGATCGACCGGCTGCCGTGCGTCGATGTACCCGTCGACGAGAGCCGGCCGGTCGCAGTCGGCAGCGTCCGGCTTGCGCCGCTGCACACCCCCGGCCACACTGACGGGCATTTCGCCTATGTGTGTGGCGACCGGGTGTTTACCGGCGATGCGCTGCTGATCGACGGCTGCGGCCGCACCGATTTCCAGAGCGGCGACGCCGCGGCGCTGTACCGCAGCGTGCGCGAGAAGCTTTTCACGCTGCCCGACGAGCACCTCGTCTATCCGGCGCACGACTACCAGGGGCGCCGGGTGTCGTCGATCGCGCAGGAACGCGCGCGCAACCCGCGCCTCGGCGGCGAGCGCACCCTCGACGAGTTCCGCCGCATCATGGCCGAACTGAAACTGCCCTACCCGAAATTCATCGACTACGCAGTGCCCGGCAACCGCGAATGCGGCGTCTGTCCGCAGGGGCTGCCCGACGAACTCCAGGCCTACTGCGGACGCATGACTGAAAGCCGGCAAGGCTGA
- a CDS encoding ParB/RepB/Spo0J family partition protein produces MTRPKLKGLGRGLDALLAGNQDDDAERGELQALPVGDLRPGKYQPRTRMDPGSLEELAASIKAQGVMQPILVRPVNGSAYEIIAGERRWRAAQIAELADVPCLVREIPDEAALAMSLIENIQREDLNPLEEAGGIQRLIDEFGMTHQQAADAVGRSRPAASNLLRLLNLARPVQELLMAGDIDMGHARAMLPLDGAGQIQLANHVAARGLSVRDTERLVQQSLNPRQKKAEREPDRDLLRIEEDIADVLGATVRIKANKKGAGEVTIRFGSLDQLDGLLESLGTSKRGG; encoded by the coding sequence ATGACCCGACCCAAACTCAAAGGCCTCGGCCGCGGCCTCGACGCGCTGCTCGCCGGGAACCAGGACGACGACGCGGAGCGCGGCGAACTGCAGGCGCTCCCGGTTGGCGACCTGCGGCCCGGCAAGTACCAGCCACGCACGCGCATGGACCCGGGCTCGCTCGAGGAGCTCGCGGCGTCGATCAAGGCACAGGGCGTGATGCAGCCGATCCTCGTGCGGCCGGTCAATGGCTCGGCGTACGAGATCATCGCCGGCGAGCGGCGCTGGCGCGCGGCGCAGATCGCCGAGCTCGCCGATGTGCCATGCCTGGTGCGCGAGATCCCCGACGAAGCGGCGCTGGCGATGTCGCTGATCGAGAACATCCAGCGCGAGGACCTCAACCCGCTCGAGGAAGCGGGCGGCATCCAGCGCCTCATCGACGAGTTCGGCATGACGCACCAGCAGGCTGCCGATGCGGTCGGGCGTTCGCGACCGGCGGCGTCGAACCTGCTGCGTCTGCTCAATCTCGCCCGCCCGGTGCAGGAGCTGCTGATGGCAGGCGACATCGACATGGGCCATGCGCGGGCGATGCTGCCGCTCGACGGCGCCGGCCAGATCCAGCTTGCGAACCACGTCGCGGCGCGCGGGCTGTCGGTGCGCGACACCGAGCGCCTTGTGCAGCAGAGCCTGAATCCGCGGCAGAAGAAGGCCGAACGCGAGCCCGATCGCGACCTGCTGCGGATCGAAGAGGACATCGCCGACGTGCTCGGCGCGACCGTCAGGATCAAGGCGAACAAAAAAGGCGCCGGCGAAGTGACGATCCGTTTCGGCAGCCTCGACCAGCTCGACGGACTGCTCGAGAGCCTCGGCACGTCGAAGAGAGGGGGGTAG
- a CDS encoding type II toxin-antitoxin system RelE/ParE family toxin: MAELRWTAEALDWLEDIHRYIASDNPSAAAKVIDGIVAKAELLSTFPDIGTRLRIVPEGEVRMVLYGHYRVAYLHRSDSEIVEILGVFHGALDIDRYLS; this comes from the coding sequence ATGGCGGAATTGAGATGGACGGCCGAGGCGCTGGATTGGCTGGAAGATATCCACCGCTACATCGCCTCGGATAATCCTTCTGCCGCAGCAAAGGTGATCGACGGCATCGTCGCCAAGGCGGAATTGCTGAGCACCTTTCCCGACATCGGCACGCGCTTGCGCATCGTGCCGGAAGGTGAAGTGCGCATGGTTCTCTACGGCCACTATCGCGTCGCCTATCTGCATCGCAGCGACTCGGAAATCGTCGAGATACTCGGGGTGTTTCATGGTGCGCTCGACATCGACAGGTATTTGTCATGA
- a CDS encoding ParA family protein, which produces MARIFCVANQKGGVGKTTTCVNLAAALAQAGQRTLLIDLDPQGNATMGSGVDKRAVTKSVYHVLVGLATLGEARVASPSGGYDVLPANRDLAGAEVELVGLERRENRLRDALKNFGADYDLVLIDCPPSLSMLTLNGLCAAHGVIIPMQCEYFALEGLSDLVNTIKKVHSNLNRELGITGLLRVMFDARMTLQQQVSAQLESHFGDKVFRAIVPRNVRLAEAPSHGMPGIVFDKAAKGTQAYMAFAQEMIERVKAL; this is translated from the coding sequence ATGGCCCGAATCTTCTGCGTTGCAAACCAGAAAGGCGGCGTCGGCAAGACGACGACCTGCGTCAACCTCGCCGCCGCGCTCGCCCAGGCCGGCCAGCGCACGCTGCTCATCGATCTTGATCCGCAGGGCAACGCGACGATGGGCAGCGGCGTCGACAAGCGGGCGGTGACGAAGTCGGTGTACCACGTGCTCGTCGGCCTCGCGACGCTCGGCGAAGCGCGCGTCGCGTCGCCGTCGGGCGGCTACGACGTGCTGCCGGCGAACCGCGACCTCGCCGGCGCCGAAGTCGAACTCGTCGGCCTCGAACGGCGCGAGAACCGCCTGCGCGACGCGCTCAAAAACTTCGGCGCCGACTACGACCTCGTCCTGATCGACTGCCCGCCGTCGCTGTCGATGCTGACGTTGAACGGGCTGTGCGCGGCCCACGGCGTCATCATCCCGATGCAGTGCGAGTATTTCGCGCTCGAAGGCCTGTCCGACCTCGTCAACACGATCAAGAAAGTGCATTCGAACCTGAATCGCGAGCTGGGCATCACCGGCCTGCTGCGCGTCATGTTCGACGCGCGCATGACGCTGCAGCAGCAGGTCTCCGCGCAACTCGAAAGCCATTTCGGCGACAAGGTGTTCCGCGCGATCGTGCCGCGCAACGTGCGCCTGGCCGAAGCGCCCAGCCACGGCATGCCGGGCATCGTGTTCGACAAGGCAGCCAAAGGGACGCAGGCCTACATGGCCTTCGCCCAGGAAATGATCGAACGTGTCAAGGCGTTGTGA